The proteins below come from a single Sorghum bicolor cultivar BTx623 chromosome 4, Sorghum_bicolor_NCBIv3, whole genome shotgun sequence genomic window:
- the LOC8074663 gene encoding probable leucine-rich repeat receptor-like protein kinase At1g35710, with amino-acid sequence MPSLLGAATRLLLVLALSAAGETVHHYQASQSAALLAWKRSLGDPVALSTWTETSRACDAWRGVTCDAAGHVTSIRLGNVGLNGGLALDLAAFPALAAVDLHGNNLGGAIPPEFVRGRSGISYLDLSGNAFTGPIPDALPKSLKHLNLTGNAFTGPIPVSLARMALQDLHIGFNNISGGVPEFLGSMLQLKSLVLGSNPLGGWLPSALGRLCMLQHLDIKSAGLVGTVPRELGNLRLLRLLDLSGNKLSGALSPSLAGMKKMQEFGISSNMLTGDIPGLLFASWPDLISFQVQYNLFTGNIPPEVGKAKDLKIAYLFGNNFSGFIPQEFGELEQLRELDLSENSLTGPIPSSFGQLKKLTSLMLPANTLTGMIPPEIGNMSALRTFDVNTNQLEGELPASICSLRNLQYLKLFNNKLNGTLPPDLGAGLHLVVAIFANNSFSGELPRSLCDGFALHNLTAEHNNFTGKLPPCLKNCTKLCRVQLEGNHFNGDISEVFGVHTSLKYLDLSGNHFTGQLTDDWGLCTSMEQLRIDGNNLSGSIPASFGKMQDLKDLSLAGNRLTGTIPTELSHLNLFSLNLSGNSFSGPIPVGNNSNMEKLDLSSNRFTGTVPEGIGQLISLMLLDLSKNYLSGPITADIGNLVHLQILLDLSCNSLAGDIPATFSKLTSLQKLNLSHNKLVGSIPSGLFHLWSLDTFDYSYNQLDCQISSGKALKQIIPPCNQSSSRPSSWHHKKKRELIAAGFLGFEVVLFAVLVGCLVYYWISYCKEKAPAKLEEAGQKPPDYL; translated from the coding sequence ATGCCCTCGCTCTTAGGCGCTGCCACGCGCCTCCTCCTCGTCTTGGCCCTCAGTGCCGCTGGCGAGACCGTGCACCACTACCAAGCCTCGCAGTCAGCCGCGCTGCTAGCGTGGAAGAGGAGTCTCGGCGACCCTGTAGCACTCTCCACCTGGACAGAGACCTCCAGGGCGTGCGACGCATGGCGTGGCGTCACCTGCGACGCGGCCGGCCACGTCACGTCAATTCGACTTGGGAATGTCGGCCTCAATGGCGGCCTAGCGCTCGACCTCGCAGCCTTCCCGGCACTGGCGGCTGTTGACCTTCACGGGAACAACCTTGGTGGCGCCATACCGCCGGAGTTCGTGCGTGGGAGAAGTGGCATCAGCTACCTCGACCTCTCTGGCAATGCGTTCACAGGGCCGATACCAGATGCGTTGCCAAAGAGTCTGAAGCACCTCAACCTGACCGGCAACGCGTTCACGGGGCCCATACCGGTGTCACTGGCGAGGATGGCACTCCAGGATCTGCATATAGGCTTCAACAACATCAGCGGCGGCGTCCCCGAGTTCTTGGGCTCGATGTTGCAGCTCAAGTCGCTGGTGCTTGGCTCGAACCCCCTTGGAGGGTGGCTCCCCTCTGCTCTCGGCAGGCTCTGCATGCTGCAGCACCTTGATATCAAGAGTGCTGGGCTCGTGGGCACTGTACCACGGGAGCTTGGCAATCTTAGGCTGCTCAGGTTACTGGATCTTTCCGGGAACAAGCTTTCCGGGGCCTTATCACCGTCGCTTGCCGGAATGAAGAAGATGCAGGAGTTCGGTATTTCATCAAACATGCTCACTGGTGATATCCCGGGGCTTCTGTTTGCGAGCTGGCCCGATCTGATCTCATTCCAAGTCCAATACAATTTGTTCACCGGCAACATCCCACCTGAGGTCGGAAAGGCAAAGGACCTGAAGATTGCTTACCTATTTGGCAATAATTTCAGCGGGTTTATCCCACAGGAATTTGGCGAGTTGGAGCAGCTGCGAGAATTGGATCTATCGGAGAACTCACTCACGGGGCCGATCCCCAGTTCATTTGGCCAACTAAAGAAACTAACAAGCCTGATGCTCCCCGCCAACACACTCACTGGTATGATCCCGCCAGAGATCGGAAACATGTCCGCGCTGCGGACCTTCGACGTGAATACAAACCAACTTGAAGGCGAGCTGCCAGCCAGCATATGCTCCCTGAGGAACCTGCAGTACCTCAAACTGTTCAACAACAAGTTGAATGGCACTCTCCCGCCGGACCTTGGTGCAGGGTTGCACTTGGTCGTAGCCATCTTCGCCAACAACAGTTTTTCTGGCGAGCTGCCCCGGAGCCTCTGCGATGGATTCGCGCTGCATAACCTCACTGCAGAACATAACAATTTCACTGGAAAGCTGCCGCCTTGCCTGAAGAACTGCACCAAGCTGTGCCGGGTGCAACTAGAGGGGAACCACTTCAACGGAGACATCTCGGAGGTGTTTGGGGTCCATACCAGCTTGAAATACCTTGACCTGTCCGGTAACCATTTCACCGGCCAGTTGACAGATGATTGGGGCCTTTGCACTTCTATGGAACAATTGCGCATCGACGGAAATAATTTATCGGGCAGCATCCCGGCTTCGTTCGGGAAGATGCAGGACCTCAAGGACCTTAGCTTGGCTGGGAATAGACTGACCGGAACAATTCCAACGGAATTGAGTCATTTGAACTTATTCAGCCTCAATTTGAGTGGCAATTCATTTTCGGGGCCAATTCCTGTGGGCAACAACTccaatatggaaaaacttgatcTGTCCAGTAACAGGTTCACGGGGACAGTGCCAGAGGGAATTGGGCAGCTCATATCACTAATGTTGCTGGATCTTAGCAAAAACTATCTTTCTGGTCCAATAACAGCTGATATTGGGAATCTTGTGCACCTTCAAATCCTCCTTGATCTTAGCTGCAACTCGCTAGCGGGAGACATCCCGGCAACTTTTAGCAAGCTCACCAGTCTGCAAAAGCTCAATCTGTCACACAACAAGCTTGTTGGTTCGATTCCATCGGGCTTGTTTCACCTTTGGAGTCTGGACACCTTTGACTATTCTTACAACCAGCTGGATTGTCAAATATCTTCTGGAAAGGCTCTCAAGCAAATCATACCGCCTTGCAATCAAAGTTCCAGCAGGCCCTCTTCATGGCACcacaagaaaaaaagagaacttATTGCAGCAGGTTTCTTAGGATTTGAGGTAGTCTTGTTTGCAGTCCTTGTTGGTTGTCTTGTGTATTACTGGATAAGTTATTGCAAGGAGAAAGCACCTGCAAAACTGGAAGAAGCTGGACAGAAACCACCTGATTACCTGTAA
- the LOC110434512 gene encoding uncharacterized protein LOC110434512 — MMINRSAAMALLLPLLLVLFLATSGQANADEPSTSHSKSYETSMGPSAATGGHRHREIKIGPCFPSRDSNALSDKGNAPSCIKRCTSKGYAGGRCDTVSGGLPGDCFCVTLDGRA; from the exons ATGATGATCAATCGGTCTGCAGCCATGGCTCTGCTTCTCCCTCTCTTGCTCGTGCTATTCTTGGCCACCA GTGGTCAAGCCAACGCCGATGAACCGTCAACATCACATAGCAAGAGCTATGAAACCTCGATGGGGCCATCGGCAGCAACTGGCG GTCACCGTCACCGGGAGATCAAGATTGGTCCATGCTTCCCAAGCAGAGACAGCAATGCTCTCTCCGACAAAGGCAATGCTCCCTCCTGCATCAAGCGATGCACGAGCAAAGGCTATGCTGGTGGGCGCTGTGACACTGTGTCTGGCGGCCTCCCCGGCGACTGCTTCTGCGTCACGCTTGATGGCCGTGCATAG
- the LOC8074664 gene encoding opioid growth factor receptor: MINRSATMALFVPLLVLLLATGGQANPGELLASRRAIPGPSPPKGYDEPPEEPPASTGGGQANTDELSISHRAVPGPSPPKSNEPPEEPPASTGGGQANFGELSTSRHAIPGPSPPKGYDDPPEGPPASTGSGQANPDELSTSRRAIPGPSPPKGYDDPPEEPPASTGGGQANPDELSTSHRAIPGPSPPKGYDDPPEEPPASTSGHRMIKIGACFPNKSNALSCLKQCMNKGYAGGRCDILPDGLPSDCFCLKSFDSYA; this comes from the exons ATGATCAACCGATCTGCAACCATGGCTCTCTTCGTCCCTCTACTCGTGCTACTCTTGGCCACCG GTGGTCAAGCCAACCCTGGTGAGCTACTAGCATCGCGTCGCGCTATTCCAGGGCCATCGCCGCCAAAGGGTTACGACGAACCGCCTGAGGAGCCACCTGCATCAACTGGCG GTGGTCAAGCCAACACCGATGAGCTATCGATATCGCACCGTGCTGTTCCGGGGCCATCGCCGCCGAAGAGTAACGAACCTCCGGAGGAGCCCCCTGCATCAACTGGCG gtGGTCAAGCCAACTTTGGTGAGCTATCAACATCACGTCACGCTATTCCAGGACCATCTCCGCCGAAGGGTTATGACGACCCCCCCGAGGGGCCACCGGCATCAACTGGCA GTGGTCAAGCCAACCCTGATGAGCTATCAACATCACGTCGTGCAATTCCGGGGCCATCGCCACCGAAGGGTTACGACGACCCCCCCGAGGAGCCACCTGCATCAACCGGAG GTGGTCAAGCCAACCCTGATGAGCTATCAACATCGCATCGTGCTATTCCGGGCCCATCGCCGCCAAAGGGTTACGACGACCCCCCCGAGGAGCCACCTGCATCAACTAGTG GTCACCGGATGATCAAGATTGGCGCATGTTTCCCCAACAAAAGCAATGCCCTATCCTGCCTCAAGCAGTGCATGAACAAAGGTTATGCTGGTGGGCGCTGCGATATCTTGCCCGATGGCCTCCCCAGCGACTGCTTCTGCCTCAAGTCTTTTGACAGCTATGCATAA